A single Novipirellula galeiformis DNA region contains:
- a CDS encoding DUF2461 domain-containing protein — protein sequence MAQPVIPQALFRFLRELQSNNNRDWFNENKLRYQTEVRDPAVELVRQLDKPLARSAPMLSAIPKSHGGSVMRIYRDTRFSKDKTPYKTNVGISLRHQADTNIHAPGAYIHLAPDECFIGMGCWRPERNVLAAIRNAIDKDPKAWIKTRDHKKFRQDFEFAGERLKTTPRQYDKTHPMIDDLRRIDFIALATLSEAEMTSAEIVQILIARVRAARPLMQFLCDAIEVPY from the coding sequence ATGGCACAGCCCGTTATTCCCCAGGCATTATTTCGTTTCTTGCGTGAACTGCAATCGAATAACAATCGAGATTGGTTCAACGAAAACAAGCTTCGATACCAAACGGAGGTACGCGACCCTGCTGTGGAATTGGTGCGGCAGCTCGATAAACCGCTGGCTCGCTCGGCCCCGATGCTTTCGGCAATCCCCAAGTCTCATGGCGGGTCGGTGATGCGAATCTATCGCGACACACGATTTTCCAAGGATAAAACGCCGTATAAAACCAACGTCGGCATCTCACTACGGCATCAAGCCGACACGAACATCCACGCTCCCGGAGCCTACATCCATCTGGCCCCAGACGAGTGTTTTATCGGCATGGGGTGCTGGCGGCCTGAGCGAAACGTCTTGGCGGCGATTCGCAATGCCATCGACAAAGACCCCAAAGCGTGGATCAAAACTCGCGATCATAAGAAATTTCGCCAGGATTTTGAGTTTGCCGGCGAGAGGTTAAAGACGACGCCTCGCCAATACGACAAAACCCATCCGATGATCGATGATTTGCGAAGGATCGATTTCATTGCACTCGCGACGCTCAGCGAAGCCGAGATGACCAGCGCGGAGATCGTGCAAATTTTGATCGCTCGTGTCCGTGCCGCGCGGCCGCTAATGCAATTTTTATGTGATGCGATCGAGGTCCCCTATTAG
- a CDS encoding NAD(+) synthase: MSAHGFFRITVASPVVLVANPAANAKAMIRVMDSCDSDLILFPELSLTGYTCGDLFATESLQKATLAALKMLVDHSRLAPRQTVIVGLPIAVDDSLMNTAAVIANGRIEGIVPKSFLPTYREFYEGRHFRAASTCDPSWVEILGTRVPFGIDLLFQQADATIGIEICEDLWVPIPPSSSAALAGANVLVNLSASNETIGKAQWRRDLIRSQSGRCIAAYAYASAGPGESSSDLVFGGHCLIAENGAILDESRTIVDQAAATQASETVVTVDVDLARLAHDRRVTGSFDDAKPSLRMDYRWIEMEHGETPSTARSPDLIRVVDAHPFVPKTSSELEARCEEIFAIQASGLCKRLSRLSNTTTLAIGISGGLDSTLALLVALRAVDAMKLPRGNIRGITMPGYGTTVHTKTSADRLIELTEIRSETIDIRQLCLDTFRSLDHKPLGIEINETTTPESLQAALHDVPVETADLTFENVQARIRTMLLMNRGFVLGTGDMSEQALGWSTYNADHMSMYNVNTSIPKTLVKFLVRYAADHYFSGEVTELLHRIADTPISPELMPPRADGTIRQETEASIGAYELHDFFLYHFVRHGCDRDRIRFLAKHAEFDAPHDDATIDATLDTFFERFFKNQFKRNCVPDGPKVGSVSLSPRGDWRMPSDADSDAF, translated from the coding sequence TTGTCTGCACACGGTTTCTTTCGGATCACGGTCGCGTCCCCCGTGGTCTTGGTCGCCAATCCCGCAGCGAATGCCAAGGCGATGATTCGGGTCATGGATTCATGCGACTCGGACCTCATCCTGTTTCCGGAACTGAGCTTGACCGGTTACACGTGTGGCGATCTGTTCGCAACCGAATCGCTACAGAAGGCGACGCTTGCCGCCTTGAAAATGTTGGTTGATCATAGTCGTTTGGCTCCGCGGCAAACGGTGATTGTCGGGTTGCCGATCGCGGTGGACGATTCCTTGATGAACACCGCTGCGGTGATCGCCAACGGTCGAATCGAAGGCATCGTGCCAAAATCGTTCCTGCCGACGTATCGCGAGTTTTATGAAGGTCGCCATTTCCGCGCCGCTTCCACCTGCGATCCTTCTTGGGTCGAAATCTTGGGAACGAGGGTGCCGTTCGGGATCGATCTATTGTTCCAACAAGCCGATGCAACCATTGGGATCGAAATTTGTGAAGACCTCTGGGTTCCGATTCCCCCGTCGAGCAGCGCGGCACTGGCCGGTGCAAATGTTTTGGTCAATCTATCGGCCAGCAACGAAACGATCGGGAAAGCCCAGTGGCGACGCGATTTGATTCGCAGCCAATCGGGGCGCTGCATTGCCGCCTACGCGTACGCTTCGGCGGGTCCCGGCGAATCCAGTTCCGATCTGGTTTTCGGAGGCCACTGCTTGATCGCTGAAAACGGTGCGATCTTGGACGAGTCACGCACGATCGTCGATCAAGCCGCGGCGACCCAGGCAAGCGAAACCGTGGTCACGGTCGATGTTGATTTGGCGCGTCTGGCTCACGATCGACGTGTGACTGGATCGTTTGATGACGCCAAGCCTTCCCTGCGGATGGACTATCGTTGGATTGAAATGGAGCATGGCGAAACGCCCTCTACGGCGCGATCTCCCGATTTGATTCGTGTTGTCGACGCCCATCCCTTTGTGCCCAAGACGTCGAGTGAATTAGAAGCTCGTTGTGAAGAGATCTTTGCGATTCAAGCCAGCGGACTATGTAAGCGTTTATCGCGGTTGTCCAATACGACGACGTTGGCGATCGGTATTTCCGGAGGCCTCGATAGCACCTTGGCATTGTTGGTGGCGCTGCGTGCAGTTGACGCAATGAAGCTACCGCGCGGCAACATTCGCGGGATCACGATGCCGGGCTACGGTACCACCGTGCACACCAAGACGAGCGCGGATCGGTTGATTGAATTGACCGAGATCCGTAGCGAGACGATTGACATTCGGCAATTGTGTCTCGACACATTTCGGTCCCTCGATCACAAACCGCTGGGGATCGAGATCAACGAAACCACGACGCCCGAATCGCTGCAAGCGGCGCTGCACGACGTCCCAGTGGAAACTGCCGATTTGACTTTCGAGAATGTGCAGGCGCGAATTCGCACGATGTTATTGATGAACCGTGGCTTTGTGCTTGGCACCGGTGACATGAGCGAGCAAGCACTCGGTTGGTCGACCTACAATGCCGACCACATGTCGATGTACAACGTCAATACATCGATTCCGAAAACCTTGGTGAAGTTTCTCGTGCGTTACGCCGCGGACCATTATTTCAGCGGGGAGGTTACGGAGTTATTGCATCGCATCGCCGACACGCCAATCTCGCCGGAATTGATGCCCCCGCGTGCCGACGGAACCATTCGTCAGGAGACCGAGGCCTCGATCGGCGCCTACGAATTGCATGATTTCTTTTTGTATCATTTTGTGCGTCATGGCTGTGATCGAGATCGAATTCGCTTCCTCGCCAAGCATGCCGAGTTCGATGCCCCGCACGATGACGCGACCATCGACGCAACGCTCGATACGTTCTTCGAGCGTTTCTTCAAGAATCAATTCAAACGCAACTGCGTCCCAGATGGCCCCAAGGTGGGATCGGTCAGCCTCTCACCGCGAGGCGATTGGCGAATGCCGAGCGATGCCGACAGCGACGCGTTCTAG
- a CDS encoding tributyrin esterase, translating to MSSDEAELPQKDSSSGKRHVFSMKTMTDAELIAAIDAVAGAEGDASLPQIQIDGADGQHAALMRLNATVRIQIAGSLGDYAFAYNAEADIRQTGNVGHGVGEGMRSGAVRIRGNAGVGAGAAMTGGTLAIYGESGDRCGAGMRSGGIFVREDVGHEVGVGAIGGMIVIGGDAGRNLGDAMNNVTVFIRGRAESLADGVTEAPLRKREQLRLGLLLINASIRGDANEFRRVVPEAMLRAEEARRGEVVPNWR from the coding sequence ATGTCGTCGGATGAAGCGGAACTACCGCAAAAAGATTCGTCGTCGGGTAAGCGTCATGTTTTTTCGATGAAAACGATGACCGATGCCGAGTTGATTGCCGCCATCGATGCGGTTGCCGGTGCGGAGGGCGACGCTTCGCTACCCCAGATTCAAATCGACGGTGCCGATGGCCAACACGCAGCGCTGATGCGATTGAACGCAACGGTGCGGATTCAAATCGCGGGCTCGCTGGGCGATTATGCGTTTGCCTACAACGCCGAAGCCGACATTCGTCAAACCGGCAACGTCGGCCATGGCGTCGGCGAAGGGATGCGCAGTGGTGCGGTGCGGATTCGCGGCAACGCGGGCGTGGGCGCGGGAGCGGCGATGACCGGCGGTACGTTGGCGATCTATGGCGAATCGGGCGACCGTTGCGGCGCGGGGATGCGCTCAGGCGGCATCTTTGTGCGCGAGGACGTGGGCCACGAAGTGGGGGTCGGGGCGATCGGAGGGATGATTGTGATCGGAGGGGATGCGGGCCGAAATCTGGGGGATGCAATGAACAACGTCACCGTCTTTATTCGCGGCCGCGCGGAAAGTTTAGCAGATGGAGTGACCGAGGCGCCGCTGCGAAAACGCGAACAACTGCGACTGGGGCTGTTACTAATCAACGCATCGATTCGCGGCGATGCCAACGAGTTTCGCCGCGTCGTTCCCGAAGCGATGTTGCGTGCCGAAGAGGCTCGGCGAGGCGAAGTAGTCCCGAATTGGCGATAG
- a CDS encoding purine-nucleoside phosphorylase — protein MQQNRSTNAPPQTAPSLRRIDEAVALIRQHTELAPAVAIILGSGLGGFAEKIEDAVAIPFAAIPGFATSTASGHRGQLLIGQCEQVPVVAMAGRFHCYEGWNRDQVAFPVQVMAAIGAKQLVVSNAAGGLNPKLKVGDIVVIRDHLDFLRGNGLSNDSGVRDANLGNLGEPRGGFPPLHHGNAYDPAMSKIALTAAMENNFAAYQGTYLATLGPNYETRAEYRMMRRMGADVAGMSTVPEVLAAMSVGMRTLGLSMVSNVANPDSAAVANHEEVLAAGRAAEGKMEAIVRAVLRQEFLA, from the coding sequence ATGCAGCAGAATCGTTCCACCAACGCTCCCCCGCAAACGGCCCCATCACTCCGCCGCATCGATGAAGCGGTGGCCTTGATCCGCCAACATACCGAACTTGCTCCCGCTGTCGCGATTATCCTGGGGAGCGGATTGGGCGGATTCGCCGAAAAAATCGAAGACGCGGTTGCCATCCCGTTTGCCGCGATCCCTGGCTTTGCCACTTCGACCGCCAGCGGGCATCGAGGCCAATTGCTGATCGGCCAATGTGAACAAGTGCCGGTCGTCGCGATGGCGGGCCGCTTTCATTGCTATGAGGGATGGAACCGCGATCAGGTCGCGTTTCCGGTGCAGGTGATGGCGGCGATCGGAGCGAAACAGCTTGTCGTTAGCAACGCAGCGGGCGGTTTGAACCCCAAACTAAAGGTCGGTGATATCGTCGTGATTCGCGATCACCTTGATTTCTTGCGTGGCAACGGCCTATCGAATGACTCAGGCGTGAGGGACGCGAACCTAGGCAATCTGGGCGAACCCCGTGGCGGTTTCCCTCCCCTGCACCATGGCAACGCTTACGACCCCGCTATGTCCAAAATCGCCCTGACCGCCGCAATGGAAAACAACTTTGCGGCGTACCAGGGGACCTATTTGGCCACGCTAGGTCCCAATTATGAGACGCGGGCCGAATACCGGATGATGCGTCGGATGGGAGCGGATGTGGCGGGGATGAGCACGGTTCCCGAGGTTTTGGCGGCGATGAGCGTGGGCATGCGAACGTTAGGTTTGTCGATGGTCAGCAACGTGGCGAACCCCGATTCCGCTGCGGTAGCCAATCACGAGGAAGTCTTGGCTGCGGGGCGAGCGGCCGAAGGTAAAATGGAAGCAATCGTGCGAGCGGTGCTGCGACAGGAGTTCCTAGCGTGA
- a CDS encoding purine-nucleoside phosphorylase translates to MLDLFDKIEDACKKIRSQFAKVPKVGIILGTGLGGLAEQIEVETSIEYGDIPHFPTSTATSHRGRLVCGQLAGVPVVAMEGRFHQYEGYPLKQITLPVRVFKALGAEMLIVSNACGGLNPYFSNGDIMVIEDQINLMGDNPLIGVNDDRLGPRFPDMCEPYDQQWVDRAMEIGRREGIPVHKGVFVAVTGPNLETRAEYRFLRMIGADVVGMSTVPETIVAVHCGLKVVGLSVITDMCLPDALKPADVNEIIATANAAAPKLETMVREIVSEAGQVRIA, encoded by the coding sequence ATGCTCGATTTATTTGACAAGATCGAAGACGCTTGTAAAAAAATTCGCAGTCAGTTTGCGAAAGTACCCAAGGTCGGTATCATCCTGGGCACGGGGCTCGGTGGACTCGCCGAACAAATCGAAGTCGAAACCTCAATCGAATACGGGGACATTCCCCATTTCCCGACATCGACGGCGACGAGCCATCGAGGACGGTTGGTATGCGGGCAACTTGCTGGCGTACCGGTCGTGGCCATGGAGGGCCGTTTTCATCAATACGAAGGCTATCCACTGAAGCAAATCACGCTTCCGGTGCGAGTTTTCAAAGCCCTCGGCGCCGAGATGCTGATCGTCAGCAACGCGTGTGGCGGTTTGAATCCCTACTTTTCAAACGGCGACATCATGGTCATCGAAGACCAGATCAATCTGATGGGCGATAACCCGCTGATTGGTGTCAACGACGATCGCCTAGGACCTCGCTTTCCCGACATGTGCGAACCTTACGATCAACAATGGGTTGACCGTGCAATGGAAATCGGGCGACGCGAAGGCATTCCCGTCCACAAAGGGGTCTTTGTTGCCGTGACCGGCCCCAATCTAGAAACTCGAGCGGAATATCGGTTCTTGCGCATGATTGGTGCCGATGTTGTCGGCATGAGCACGGTGCCCGAAACGATTGTCGCGGTGCACTGCGGTTTGAAGGTGGTCGGTTTGAGCGTGATCACCGACATGTGCTTGCCCGACGCCCTGAAACCCGCCGACGTGAACGAGATCATTGCAACGGCAAATGCGGCCGCGCCGAAACTAGAAACGATGGTTCGCGAAATCGTCAGCGAAGCGGGACAAGTCCGGATCGCGTAA
- a CDS encoding ATP-binding protein, which yields MPVPSPDVFEKLASFYLGRHYELARGELKDDLLMYDAKDLCTHAMCVGMTGSGKTGLCLSLLEEAAIDGIPAICVDPKGDLANLLLTFPELRSEDFKPWLEQGEATRKGVTLDQLATDKAAMWRKGLAQWGQDGERIAKFRNSVDIAIYTPGSNAGIPLTVLKSFDAPPPEVLADSDAMRERITGSASGLLTLMGINADPLLSREHILVSTILSVCWQEGRNVNVGELIGLIQSPPIQRVGVLDLDSFMPPSDRAKLAMQLNNLLASPAFSTWLDGEPLSISKLLYTDDGKPRVSILSIAHLNDNERMFFLTILLNELLAWMRTQSGTSSLRALFYMDEIAGYFPPVANPPSKPPMLTLLKQARAYGLGIVLATQNPVDLDYKGLSNIGTWFLGRLQTERDKARVLEGLEGSAVQSGHPFDRAAMEQKLASLGNRVFLMNNVHDDAPSTFQTRWALSFLAGPLARDQIGRLMAERKRLLHETNREQKSESIQEEPVAPTRPVIPSGINERFLVPTERANADARLVYRAAVYAEGTLHHIRSSANLDVWSDVRLLVRCGNGVPEELWETSELVPRDIELEDQPDGDYAFSELPNGLRNAKRFKNYEKQFKDYLYRHHTMTLYKSSLLRSYAPGGVSETDARTSFQQAAREERDRQVEKLRDKFAGKMKALDKRIQAANDRIAVEEAQYSQAKLSTVLSFGASLVGAFLGKKMASRTNVSKMSTAARGVGRAAQQRADVTRAEDTARSLALEMTELDQELREEIAVFNEKYDVNHLELETTVIAPRKSDLKVTEPMIVWTPWQVDSSGIATRLF from the coding sequence ATGCCAGTTCCCTCCCCCGATGTTTTCGAGAAGCTCGCGTCGTTTTACCTCGGTCGTCATTACGAGTTAGCCCGCGGCGAACTCAAAGACGATTTGTTAATGTACGACGCCAAAGATCTGTGCACGCATGCGATGTGTGTGGGGATGACCGGCAGCGGTAAAACGGGGCTTTGTCTGTCGCTCTTAGAGGAAGCCGCGATCGACGGCATTCCCGCGATCTGTGTCGACCCCAAAGGCGACTTGGCCAACTTGTTATTGACCTTTCCCGAGCTCCGTTCTGAAGATTTCAAGCCGTGGCTCGAGCAAGGGGAAGCGACTCGCAAAGGGGTGACCCTCGACCAACTCGCGACAGACAAGGCTGCGATGTGGCGGAAGGGACTCGCACAATGGGGGCAGGACGGCGAGCGCATTGCCAAGTTTCGCAACAGCGTCGATATCGCCATCTACACCCCCGGCAGCAATGCGGGCATTCCGCTGACCGTGCTCAAGAGTTTTGATGCACCACCACCGGAAGTGTTGGCCGATTCGGACGCCATGCGTGAACGGATCACAGGGTCCGCCTCGGGGCTGCTGACCTTGATGGGCATCAATGCCGATCCGCTGCTCTCGCGTGAGCACATTTTGGTTTCGACGATCCTCAGTGTGTGTTGGCAAGAGGGCCGAAACGTCAATGTCGGCGAGCTGATCGGATTGATTCAATCACCTCCGATCCAACGTGTTGGCGTCCTCGACTTGGATTCGTTTATGCCGCCGTCGGACCGCGCCAAGTTGGCGATGCAGCTGAACAATCTGCTTGCCTCGCCCGCGTTCTCGACTTGGCTTGATGGTGAACCGCTATCGATCTCGAAGCTGCTGTATACCGACGATGGCAAACCACGCGTATCGATCCTTTCGATCGCCCACCTTAATGACAACGAACGGATGTTCTTTCTGACCATCCTGCTGAACGAATTGCTCGCTTGGATGCGCACTCAGAGTGGAACGAGTTCTTTACGAGCGTTGTTCTACATGGACGAAATTGCTGGCTACTTCCCACCGGTTGCCAATCCGCCTTCCAAGCCGCCGATGCTAACGCTGCTAAAACAGGCTCGTGCTTATGGTTTGGGGATTGTCTTGGCGACGCAAAACCCCGTCGATCTCGACTACAAAGGGTTGTCGAACATCGGAACTTGGTTCCTCGGGCGATTGCAAACCGAACGCGACAAGGCACGCGTGCTCGAAGGGCTCGAGGGATCCGCCGTCCAATCGGGACATCCGTTCGATCGAGCCGCGATGGAACAGAAACTCGCCTCGCTCGGCAATCGTGTGTTCTTGATGAACAACGTCCACGACGATGCCCCTAGCACGTTCCAAACACGTTGGGCACTTTCGTTTCTAGCCGGACCGCTCGCGCGAGACCAAATCGGCCGCTTGATGGCCGAACGCAAAAGGTTGCTTCACGAAACAAACCGAGAACAAAAATCAGAATCGATCCAAGAGGAGCCGGTTGCTCCAACGCGCCCAGTGATCCCGAGTGGAATCAACGAGCGATTCCTGGTGCCCACCGAGAGGGCGAACGCAGACGCTCGTTTAGTCTATCGAGCGGCGGTTTATGCCGAAGGAACGTTGCACCACATCCGCAGTTCGGCCAACCTTGATGTTTGGAGCGACGTTCGCTTATTGGTGCGCTGTGGTAACGGCGTCCCCGAAGAGCTTTGGGAAACCAGTGAATTGGTTCCGCGCGACATCGAACTGGAAGATCAACCCGACGGTGATTATGCGTTCAGCGAATTACCTAACGGGTTGCGGAACGCTAAGCGATTCAAGAATTATGAAAAACAGTTCAAGGATTACTTGTATCGCCATCACACGATGACGTTGTACAAAAGTTCGCTGCTACGCAGCTACGCTCCGGGGGGAGTCAGCGAAACCGATGCGAGGACCTCTTTCCAGCAAGCGGCCCGCGAAGAACGCGATCGGCAAGTGGAGAAACTTCGTGACAAATTTGCTGGCAAGATGAAAGCGTTGGACAAGCGAATCCAAGCGGCCAACGATCGAATCGCGGTGGAAGAAGCACAGTACTCCCAAGCGAAATTGTCCACCGTGTTGTCGTTTGGCGCTTCGCTGGTCGGTGCCTTTCTTGGTAAAAAGATGGCGAGTCGTACGAACGTTTCAAAAATGTCCACGGCCGCACGGGGAGTCGGGCGGGCAGCACAACAGCGCGCCGATGTCACGCGAGCCGAAGACACCGCTCGATCGCTGGCCTTGGAAATGACCGAGCTCGACCAGGAACTGCGAGAAGAGATCGCCGTCTTCAATGAGAAGTACGATGTCAATCATCTGGAGCTCGAAACCACGGTCATTGCTCCACGCAAAAGCGACCTAAAGGTGACCGAGCCGATGATCGTTTGGACTCCATGGCAAGTCGACTCAAGCGGCATCGCAACCAGGCTCTTCTGA
- a CDS encoding endonuclease/exonuclease/phosphatase family protein, translating into MKITLSMTHHDAPQPDSENNLFRETHSDGRLVKRSVANLLVAISVFSLVTMIAGMLGKWHFLLDLASHLRVQATIAVLASGVMLAMLGRRRVATACVLVGIGMATTLTPYYWPPKPMTGKTYRLMTANVLTRNTNKSLVLQSIDQMDPDFVLLQETDNAWTQAIQRGLHQKYPYHRLEPRDDNFGIAMFSKHRWSKCEVISFSPEIQLPSLIAEFQLPDGTELQLIATHPLPPIRHSTWTARNRAFKGVAKEVQQRGSHRTIVAGDLNSTPWSYWFKRLLKESGLRDSSRGQGLQSTWNPTSLPFPGLAIDHVLVGSEIEIADRMVGPSIGSDHRPVIVDFR; encoded by the coding sequence ATGAAAATCACACTCTCGATGACGCATCACGATGCTCCCCAACCCGATAGCGAAAACAACCTCTTCAGGGAGACGCATTCCGATGGGCGACTTGTGAAGCGTTCCGTCGCAAATCTACTGGTGGCGATTTCGGTTTTCTCTCTCGTCACGATGATCGCCGGAATGTTGGGGAAGTGGCATTTTTTGCTGGATCTCGCCAGCCACCTACGCGTCCAGGCAACAATTGCGGTGTTGGCTTCGGGAGTGATGTTGGCGATGCTCGGCCGCAGACGCGTCGCCACCGCATGTGTGCTAGTTGGCATCGGCATGGCGACCACCCTGACGCCATACTACTGGCCACCGAAGCCCATGACCGGCAAGACGTATCGATTGATGACCGCAAACGTACTGACTCGCAATACGAACAAGAGCTTGGTGTTGCAATCGATCGATCAAATGGACCCTGATTTTGTCCTCTTACAAGAAACCGACAACGCTTGGACCCAGGCGATCCAACGAGGCTTACACCAGAAGTATCCTTATCACCGACTAGAGCCTCGCGATGACAACTTTGGCATCGCAATGTTCAGCAAACATCGCTGGTCCAAATGCGAGGTCATTTCGTTCTCACCGGAGATCCAATTGCCATCTTTGATTGCGGAATTCCAGCTACCCGACGGCACCGAATTGCAATTAATTGCCACGCACCCCTTACCACCGATCCGTCATTCGACATGGACCGCTCGCAATCGTGCGTTTAAGGGAGTTGCCAAAGAGGTGCAGCAAAGGGGGAGCCATCGCACGATCGTGGCAGGTGACTTAAACAGTACGCCATGGTCCTATTGGTTTAAGCGGTTGTTGAAGGAATCGGGCTTACGCGACTCCTCACGGGGACAAGGATTGCAGAGCACATGGAATCCGACGTCATTACCGTTCCCGGGCCTCGCGATCGACCATGTTTTGGTTGGATCCGAGATCGAGATTGCGGATCGCATGGTCGGCCCCTCGATCGGTTCGGATCATCGCCCCGTCATCGTCGACTTTCGCTGA